From one Burkholderia latens genomic stretch:
- a CDS encoding enoyl-CoA hydratase: MIELDYVDDGAIACATLKRPPANAFTADGLQQLQATVAELNADPRVRALVITGDGPKFFSAGADLNTFADGDRAVARAMAARFGAAFEALHDARVVTIAAINGYAMGGGLECALACDLRIAETHAQMALPEPSVGLLPCGLGTQTLPWLVGEGWAKKIILAGTRVDAATALRIGLVEDVVESGAARDAALALARKVARQSPHAVAYSKELIGLARRGVPRSAALAVERERFVDLFDTRDPREGVAAFLGKRAPQWHADGEPQR, translated from the coding sequence ATGATCGAACTGGACTACGTCGACGACGGCGCGATCGCGTGCGCGACGCTCAAGCGTCCGCCCGCGAACGCCTTTACCGCCGACGGGCTGCAGCAACTGCAGGCAACCGTCGCCGAACTGAATGCGGACCCGCGCGTGCGCGCGCTGGTGATCACCGGCGACGGCCCGAAGTTCTTCAGCGCGGGCGCCGACCTGAACACGTTCGCCGACGGCGACCGTGCGGTTGCGCGCGCGATGGCCGCGCGTTTCGGCGCGGCGTTCGAGGCGCTGCACGATGCGCGCGTCGTGACGATCGCGGCGATCAACGGCTATGCGATGGGCGGCGGCCTCGAATGCGCGCTCGCTTGCGATCTGCGGATCGCCGAGACGCACGCGCAAATGGCGCTGCCCGAGCCGTCGGTCGGCTTGCTGCCTTGCGGCCTCGGCACGCAGACGCTGCCCTGGCTCGTCGGCGAAGGCTGGGCGAAGAAAATCATCCTCGCCGGTACGCGCGTCGATGCGGCCACCGCGCTGCGGATCGGCCTCGTCGAGGACGTAGTCGAAAGCGGCGCCGCACGCGACGCGGCGCTGGCGCTCGCGCGCAAGGTCGCGCGGCAGAGCCCGCATGCGGTTGCGTACAGCAAGGAACTGATCGGGCTCGCACGCCGCGGCGTGCCGCGCAGCGCGGCGCTGGCGGTCGAGCGCGAGCGCTTCGTCGACCTGTTCGACACGCGCGATCCGCGCGAAGGGGTGGCCGCGTTTCTCGGCAAACGCGCGCCGCAATGGCACGCCGACGGGGAGCCGCAACGATGA
- the mmsB gene encoding 3-hydroxyisobutyrate dehydrogenase — translation MKIGFIGLGHMGAPMALNLLKAGHDVHAFDLSADALRALQDAGAQVAASPRDAATGAAFVITMLPAAPHVRSVLAGENGVLAGLGAGATVIDSSTIDPASAQAFGALVREHGGAFVDAPVSGGTGGAAAGTLTFMVGGSDADFERVKPVLAGMGKNIVHCGATGMGQVAKVCNNLVLGISMAAVSEAMSLGVALGIDPKVLAGIVNTSTGRCWSSDTYNPYPGVIDTAPSSRGYSGGFGTDLMLKDLGLANDAAKQARQPVYLGALAQQLYQTMSSRGDGQLDFSAVIRLYQPATKKDA, via the coding sequence ATGAAAATCGGATTTATCGGGTTGGGCCACATGGGTGCGCCGATGGCGCTGAACCTGCTGAAGGCCGGCCATGACGTGCATGCGTTCGACCTGAGCGCCGATGCATTGCGCGCGCTGCAGGACGCCGGCGCGCAGGTGGCTGCGTCGCCGCGCGACGCGGCGACGGGCGCGGCGTTCGTGATCACGATGCTGCCGGCCGCGCCGCACGTGCGCTCGGTGCTCGCCGGCGAGAACGGCGTGCTGGCCGGCCTCGGCGCGGGCGCAACCGTCATCGATTCGAGCACGATCGACCCGGCGAGCGCGCAGGCGTTCGGCGCGCTCGTGCGCGAGCACGGCGGCGCGTTCGTCGATGCGCCGGTGTCGGGCGGCACGGGCGGCGCCGCTGCCGGCACGCTGACGTTCATGGTCGGCGGCAGCGATGCGGATTTCGAGCGCGTGAAGCCCGTGCTCGCAGGGATGGGCAAGAACATCGTCCACTGTGGCGCGACGGGGATGGGGCAGGTCGCGAAGGTCTGCAACAACCTCGTGCTCGGCATTTCGATGGCGGCCGTGTCGGAAGCGATGTCGCTCGGCGTCGCGCTCGGCATCGACCCGAAGGTGCTTGCCGGCATCGTCAACACGTCGACGGGCCGCTGCTGGAGTTCCGACACCTACAACCCGTATCCGGGCGTGATCGACACCGCGCCGTCGTCGCGCGGTTACAGCGGCGGCTTCGGCACCGACCTGATGCTGAAGGATCTCGGTCTCGCGAACGATGCGGCGAAGCAGGCGCGCCAGCCCGTCTATCTCGGCGCGCTCGCGCAGCAGCTGTACCAGACCATGAGCAGCCGCGGCGACGGGCAGCTCGATTTCTCGGCGGTGATACGCCTGTACCAACCGGCCACGAAGAAGGACGCGTGA